A window of the Thunnus albacares chromosome 15, fThuAlb1.1, whole genome shotgun sequence genome harbors these coding sequences:
- the LOC122998913 gene encoding uncharacterized protein LOC122998913 codes for MVRTLAEAMRVHSLNLNRAACAELPLLDNTRLTSSLSNPTDKFPAFPLPPQPSTFSKVLTEDQMECYSDMMNSKFEADALEKETRQQSNNIWHGVSSPRLTLSSFKTICSRIADFDQLATSMQRKKKTVQKKAMKRGLELEPLAASQCTKVSRNKVYMCGSVVDPNSPHLGTSPDRKVLQSGDDKSYGLLEIKCPEQYSFTGCRYLRKHSNVPTISKVIMSTTTKLWDRWG; via the exons ATGGTTAGGACTCTTGCAGAAGCAATGAGAGTACACAGCCTTAACCTCAATAGAGCTGCTTGCGCGGAG ctccCACTACTGGACAACACTCGGCTCACATCATCCCTCTCTAACCCTACCGATAAGTTCCCAGCATTCCCTTTGCCACCGCAGCCAAGCACTTTCTCTAAAGTCCTGACAGAAGACCAGATGGAATGCTATAGTGACATGATGAACTCCAAGTTTGAAGCAGATGCACTAGAGAAAGAAACCAGACAGCAGAGCAACAACATCTGGCATGGTGTCAGTTCTCCTCGTCTAACTTTATCCTCTTTTAAGACAATATGCTCAAGGATAGCAGACTTTGACCAGCTTGCCACCAGcatgcagaggaagaagaagacagtgcaaaaaaaagcaatgaagAGAGGTCTGGAGCTTGAGCCACTTGCTGCATCCCAATGCACAAAAGTCTCTAGAAACAAAGTATACATGTGTGGCTCTGTCGTCGACCCCAACTCCCCCCATTTAGGCACATCACCTGACAGGAAAGTCCTTCAGAGTGGGGATGACAAAAGCTATGGACTTCTAGAAATAAAGTGCCCTGAGCAATACAGCTTCACAGGTTGTCGATACCTCCGTAAACACAGTAATGTACCTACAATCTCAAAAGTAATCATGAGTACTACTACCAAATTATGGGACAGATGGGGATAA